In a genomic window of Urocitellus parryii isolate mUroPar1 chromosome 11, mUroPar1.hap1, whole genome shotgun sequence:
- the Slc25a34 gene encoding solute carrier family 25 member 34 gives MAHASPLTQAQPAGPEAEETVPPAVDLVLGASACCLACVFTNPLEVVKTRLQLQGELQARGTHPRPYRGLMASVAAVARADGLRGLQKGLAAGLLYQGLMNGVRFYCYSLAGQAGLTQQPGGIVVAGAVAGALGAFVGSPAYLVKTQLQAQTVAAMAVGHQHQHQSVLGALETIWRQQGLLGLWRGVGGAVPRVMVGSAAQLATFASAKAWVQEQQWLPEDSWLVALAGGMISSVAVAAVMTPFDVVSTRLYNQPVDGAGRGQLYGGLADCLAKICQQEGPLALYKGLGPAYLRLGPHTILSMLFWDELRKLARRGAQHQGT, from the exons ATGGCTCACGCCTCGCCCCTGACCCAGGCTCAGCCGGCTGGCCCGGAGGCCGAGGAGACCGTGCCCCCGGCCGTGGACCTGGTGCTGGGCGCCTCGGCCTGCTGCCTGGCCTGCGTGTTCACCAACCCCCTGGAGGTGGTGAAGACGCGGCTGCAGCTGCAGGGGGAGCTGCAAGCCCGGGGCACCCACCCTCGGCCCTACCGGGGTCTCATGGCCTCTGTGGCTGCTGTGGCCCGCGCAGATGGGCTGAGGGGGCTGCAGAAGGGGCTGGCCGCCGGCCTCCTCTACCAGGGCCTCATGAACGGTGTCCGCTTCTACTGCTACAGCCTGGCAGGCCAAGCTGGCCTCACCCAGCAGCCAGGTGGCATCGTGGTCGCTGGCGCCGTGGCTGGGGCACTGGGAGCCTTCGTGGGGAGCCCTGCCTACCTG GTCAAGACACAGCTGCAGGCGCAGACGGTGGCTGCGATGGCAGTGGGGCATCAGCACCAGCACCAG AGCGTCCTGGGTGCCTTGGAGACCATCTGGCGGCAGCAGGGCCTGCTGGGGCTGTGGCGGGGCGTGGGGGGGGCTGTGCCCCGAGTGATGGTGGGCTCGGCCGCCCAGCTGGCCACCTTTGCCTCCGCCAAGGCCTGGGTGCAGGAGCAGCAG TGGCTCCCAGAGGACAGCTGGCTGGTGGCCCTGGCTGGAGGCATGATCAGCAGCGTAGCGGTGGCTGCTGTCATGACCCCCTTCGACGTGGTCAGCACGCGGCTGTACAATCAGCCTGTGGATGGAGCTGGCAGG GGCCAGCTGTATGGGGGCCTCGCGGATTGCCTGGCGAAGATCTGTCAGCAGGAGGGACCCTTGGCGCTTTACAAGGGCCTGGGCCCTGCCTATCTGCGCCTGGGTCCCCACACCATCCTCAGCATGCTCTTCTGGGATGAGCTGCGGAAACTGGCCCGGCGGGGGGCCCAACACCAGGGCACCTAG